One genomic window of Solanum dulcamara chromosome 12, daSolDulc1.2, whole genome shotgun sequence includes the following:
- the LOC129877484 gene encoding V-type proton ATPase subunit F-like: MKQIEDVFKEFTTREDIAIVLISQYVANMVRFLVDSYNTPIPAILEIPSKDHPYDPAHDSVLSRVKYLFSTESVAFDRR; this comes from the exons ATGAAGCAGATTGAAGATGTTTTTAAGGAATTCACCACAAGAGAGGACATTGCAATAGTGTTAATCAGCCAATAT GTGGCCAACATGGTAAGATTTTTGGTTGATAGTTACAATACACCAATTCCAGCCATTTTGGAGATTCCTTCAAAGGACCATCCATATGATCCTGCCCATGATTCTGTTCTATCACGAGTGAAATATCTCTTCTCAACTGAATCAGTGGCCTTCGATAGGCGTTAA